The Desulfovibrio piger DNA segment TCTCCAGACGGGCCTGGTCTTCCGTCGTCTTGATACGGATGACGTCCTGCAGCACCCGGGCCGCGTCACGTCCGCTCAAGGGACGACCGGCAGCCAGCTTGCTTTCCAGGCTCTTCCGGGCGATGTCCGCGAAGCGGTCGCCCAGATCGTCGGTCTGGCGGATGGTATTGATGATCCCGGTCATGACGTCACGGTTGGCCTGGGCTGCCGTGTCGCTGTGGCGCGAGCGTATCCAGCTGGCGATGCGGCCTCCCAGTGAGGAGGTGGTGGGGACGGTATGTCCCTGGCGATCGATCCCCAGATGTTCCTTGCCGAACGCGCCCAGCCGTTGGGCGATGATGTTCAGGTCATTGATCTTCATGGCGAATCCTTTATGGCAGCAGCGTTCAGATCTTCAGCATGCCGTCGTTCCAGCCCGCTTCCGCAGGGGCCTGGGGCGTGGCGGCCTGTTCCCGCAGTTGCGCGATGGAAGCGCGCAGCGATTCCACCGTATCCACATGACGGCCCACCTGGCGGTCGAGGATGGCCTCGTCCAGATGTTCCAGCGGCAGGCGGCGGGTATAGGTCACGGCGTCGAGCAGGGGCTCGATGCCCAGCACCCCGCCGTCCGTGCCCTTGAAAAAGCTGTCCAGTTCCAGCAGCAGGCCATAGAGCGCCAGCTTGTCGGCATCGCTTTCCGGCAGGCCGCACACCCGGCTGTACAGGTACAGGGCGTCGCTGTTTTCAGCGCATTCAAGGGTGACTGTCACGTCGTCGAACTGGAGCGTGCAAACGCCGTTCTCGGTCTCAAGGCCGTCTATGCCGATAGCGGCACCAAATTTTGCAATGATATTGGCAGTGGGATGCATAGGTCTCTCCTTTTTGTTACTGGTATAGCAAAAGGTAGACCAAGAGGATCGCCCCTGTCCACGCATGGTGGCTGGGGCAGACAGGGCGGAAGGTGGGAATGGGACAGTGCGGAGTGGCGGGAACAAAAAAAGCGCCCTGCATGTGCAGGGCGCCTTCGCGTGATTATGGCGGAGCGGAAGGGACTCGAACCCTCGGCCTCCGGCGTGACAGGCCGGCGTTATAACCGTCTTAACTACCGCTCCAAATATGGAGTCGGGAAAATATCCCGTATTGTTCTCAAAAAAAGCGCACCGTTTGCACAGTGCGCTTTTCTCGCAATTATGGCGGAGCGGAAGGGACTCGAACCCTCGGCCTCCGGCGTGACAGGCCGGCGTTATAACCGTCTTAACTACCGCTCCGTAGTGGTGGACAGTACAGGACTTGAACCTGTGACCCCCGCCGTGTGAAGGCGGTGCTCTACCAACTGAGCTAACTGTCCGTCGTTGTCCTCTCGAACAAGATTGTTTGTACGGGAAACACCCCTCGGGGTCAAGAAAAAAATTGAAAAATTTGAAAAGAGTTTAATTTCATTTGTAATTAGCTGGAATAAAAGGATAAAAAATTGATATTCGTTCCTGATAAATAGCCTTGCAGTCCCGGAGGGCCGGTGTTAGGTAGAAAAACACTTCAGTTCAGGGTGGAAAAGATGATGTTTTCCCGTTTCCGGCAGGGCCGCAGGCCCGTGACCGGCAAAGATCGTGATGCGCGTTTCCCGTCGCGCATGGGCATGGGGCTGCTGCTGGCGGCCCTGCTTTTGTTGCCGGGCTGTGCCCAGGCCGTCCCGGACAGCGGCACGCCGCTGCGCGTCTCCGCCACTGCCCGGAAGCTCTCCGGGCCTCTGGAGCCTGCCTCCCTCTCGGCGCTGGTAATGAATGATGCCAGTGTCCGCCAGTGCCGGGTCTACGATGGTGTGCGCATCATCGCGCAGCCCATGCAGGAGAACCTCTGCGCCCTGAGCTTCGATGACGGCCCTTCGGCCAATACGCCGCAGATCCTCGACATCCTGGCCGCGCACAACATCCCGGCCACGTTCTTCGTGCTGGGGCGGAACGCCGAGCGCCATCCCGATCTCGTGCAGCGCATCCATGACGAAGGTCACGAGATCGGCATCCATACCTATTCCCATCCCAATCTGCGCCATCTCAACCTGGCGGCCCAGAGCGAGCAGATCGGCAGGGTGCAGCGCTTTTTGCGCTCCCTGGGCATCGAGGCCCGCTTCCTGCGCCCGCCGTACGGTTCGTTCAATGACATCACCCTGAAAGCTGCCGAGCAGATGGACCTCAAGGTCGTGCTCTGGTCGCTGGACAGCGAGGACTGGCGGGGCGTGCGCGAGGATTACGCCGCCCTGGTCAACACGCGGGGCCAGCGTTACGTCAACAACGATCTGCGCGGCATCTTCCTCTTCCACGATACGGTGCACGGCACGCTGGAGAACTTGCCGCGCATCATCGCGCAGCTGCAGGCCGGGGGCTGTCAGCGTTTCGTGACGGTCAGCGATTTCCTGGACGGCAGCCTGGACCCCGAACCGCCTTTGCTCATGGCCCGGCGCACCCGGCAGCCTTTGCCTGACGGCCGCGAGCTCATGCCGCCGGAGAGTTTCCCCGATGTGCAGCTGGCCGGACAGGAAACGGGCCGCAGCGGCTTCGATGCCGCCCAGCGAGCCTCCTCCACGCGGGATACCAGCCTGATCTGGGCCGCGGGCAGCACGCCGGTGCCCATGGCGCGCAGCAGCAGCCCCCGCTGGGGCAAGGCCGCGGAACAGGCCCGCGAGCAGCAGGCCCGTCGCCTGGAGCGGCTGGAACAGGAACGGCAGGCCGCAACGGCCCGGACGCAGGCGCAGCCGGCAGGGCCCGTGCATGCCGTGCGCGGTACCGTGACGCCCCAGCGCGATTTCGGTACCAGCGCCGGTGAGGTCTATCCCGGCAGCCGTCCCGTGAGCTCCGTCGAGGATCTGGCCCCGGCCACGTCCGTGCAGCAGTAAAATATGAGGGGAGGGTCCGTGTCCCTGCTGTCGCCAGTAACGCTTCTTTGTCGCTGACGGGCACGGCCTGAGGCCGCCTTCGGTCGCTGCCGATACGAGAAGGGCCCCTTTCTCCCTATGTCCCCT contains these protein-coding regions:
- a CDS encoding CesT family type III secretion system chaperone codes for the protein MHPTANIIAKFGAAIGIDGLETENGVCTLQFDDVTVTLECAENSDALYLYSRVCGLPESDADKLALYGLLLELDSFFKGTDGGVLGIEPLLDAVTYTRRLPLEHLDEAILDRQVGRHVDTVESLRASIAQLREQAATPQAPAEAGWNDGMLKI
- a CDS encoding polysaccharide deacetylase family protein, with the translated sequence MMFSRFRQGRRPVTGKDRDARFPSRMGMGLLLAALLLLPGCAQAVPDSGTPLRVSATARKLSGPLEPASLSALVMNDASVRQCRVYDGVRIIAQPMQENLCALSFDDGPSANTPQILDILAAHNIPATFFVLGRNAERHPDLVQRIHDEGHEIGIHTYSHPNLRHLNLAAQSEQIGRVQRFLRSLGIEARFLRPPYGSFNDITLKAAEQMDLKVVLWSLDSEDWRGVREDYAALVNTRGQRYVNNDLRGIFLFHDTVHGTLENLPRIIAQLQAGGCQRFVTVSDFLDGSLDPEPPLLMARRTRQPLPDGRELMPPESFPDVQLAGQETGRSGFDAAQRASSTRDTSLIWAAGSTPVPMARSSSPRWGKAAEQAREQQARRLERLEQERQAATARTQAQPAGPVHAVRGTVTPQRDFGTSAGEVYPGSRPVSSVEDLAPATSVQQ